One genomic window of Nicotiana sylvestris chromosome 10, ASM39365v2, whole genome shotgun sequence includes the following:
- the LOC104237244 gene encoding putative 1-phosphatidylinositol-3-phosphate 5-kinase FAB1C — protein sequence MGVPDSSLLDLIEKVRTWISWGMSDPTLLAGGRDMDVNSCKTCYECKMKFTDSCLKFHCLRCSRVFCNDCVRIFGSSDVVASGSGESETLVRAVVDIKTCKFCSDLSNCHKSMRKFSDKVYPSESPRESPEPPSPDFSSDRFDGDSPHDASKSSFTAFSSHPSSVSLRHSPSRSDEDEGGDFMDHSFSASSDYCHDTSDIESSSVSTRHEFYRFRSVGSSPSKSPSRIRFISNRVGHSVQHQQETPMSRNDGPLDHEASTVLGRLEKGNEDPETADDCVDNLSIYQDQFEKQQKPLDFENNGRLWFPPPPDDEDDEAQNNFFTYDDEDDEIGESSAAFSSSGSLASIFPAKEKQQADHKEPLRAVVHGHFRALVLQLLQGEGINSGKEGSTDDWIDIVTSIAWQAANYVKPDTSKGGSMDPGDYVKVKCIASGSQSESTLVKGVVCTKNIKHKRMTSQYKNARLLILRGALEYQRAANQLASFDTLLQQEKEHLKMIVSRIEAHHPNVLLVEKSVSSYAQELLLAKEISLVLNVKGPLLERIARCTGALVTPSIDNIATTRLGHCELFHLEKVSEEHEHANQLNKKPSKTLMFFDGCPRRLGCTVLLRGSCREELKKLKKVIQYAVFAAYHLSLETSFLADEGASLPKASAALESTSADNAISAISHSAVAARAQTVANDPHVQLGSANCSVKVVLPESLLEHHYPQCGDQSNLDDCGARDVLSTAGLENLAPFLAHDTRTVDFVEIKDQTDEGSLETLGQEESQPGELGELAKLEKSDENKAPNEFYSAADSRQSILVSFSSRCVLNGSVCERSRLLRIKFYSSFDKPLGRYLQDDLFGQMSSCQSCKEPAEAHVICYTHQQGNLTINVRRLPSVSSLPGERDKKIWMWHRCLKCAQIEGVPPATRRVIMSDAAWGLSFGKFLELSFSNHATANRVASCGHSLQRDCLRYYGCGSMVAFFRYSPIDILSVRLPPLTLEFSGYTEQEWLRKEAAELLCKAKALYAEISSAFRRIEEKSSSLECELSDTTQLNDCIMELKELLMKEKNDYYDFLQPDDEETFDPRQAAIDILELNRLRHSLVIASHVWDRRLLSVKSFLEKSSSSVGSEDSGSCNELIDWRRDMFLKNDTLEHVYEESVPEFSDLEEYTEKALQSEQEETRVSPYGSVKIESSMLTSSESERTQEMQMEGENVVTETSLARAPSAASALSDQIDSAWTGTDRSPKKGQLFLMLQGEGSEAASFRPPSQLDFPPFRKLRSPARVHSFDSALRLQERIRKGLPPSSLHLSTIRSFHASGDYRNMIRDPVSSVQRSYSQMSPSEAHKFNLLMGSSPSFISYASLIPDGARLMVSQGDVVVAVYDNEPTSIISYALCSKVYNDCITDKSSVSGRGWNTSDINKEAGVAPRLSAWQSFGSLDMDYMHYGSYGSEDASSTITSLFADSKSSPHLRVSFDDESSSAGGKVKFSVTCYFAKQFDALRRKCCPDELDFVRSLSRCKRWSAQGGKSNVYFAKSLDERFIIKQVQKTELDSFEEFAPEYFKYITDSINSRSPTCLAKVLGIFQVSVKHLKGGRETKMDLIVMENLFFERKISRVYDLKGSLRSRYNADTTGANKVLLDMNLLETLHTKPIFLGSKAKRSLERAVWNDTSFLASVDVMDYSLLVGVDEERKELVLGIIDFMRQYTWDKHLETWVKASGILGGLKNESPTIVSPLQYKKRFRKAMTTYFLTVPDQWSS from the exons ATGGGAGTACCTGATAGTTCACTGCTGGATTTGATAGAGAAGGTTAGGACTTGGATATCGTGGGGTATGAGTGATCCAACTTTATTGGCTGGCGGACGCGATATGGATGTTAACAGTTGCAAAACCTGTTATGAATGCAAGATGAAGTTTACTGATTCTTGCCTCAAGTTCCATTGCTTAAGATGCAGTCGAGTATTCTGCAATGATTGTGTGCGCATTTTTGGCTCTTCGGATGTTGTTGCTTCTGGATCAGGAGAATCAGAAACCTTGGTGAGGGCTGTGGTTGATATCAAGACTTGCAAATTTTGTTCTGACTTGAGCAATTGTCATAAAAGCATGAGGAAGTTTAGTGACAAAGTTTATCCTTCTGAATCTCCGAGAGAAAGCCCAGAACCGCCGTCACCAGATTTTAGTAGTGACAGATTTGATGGTGATTCTCCACATGATGCAAGTAAGAGTAGTTTTACAGCCTTTTCAAGTCATCCATCTTCAGTGTCTTTGCGTCACTCGCCTAGCAG GAGTGATGAAGATGAAGGAGGGGACTTCATGGATCATTCTTTTAGCGCATCAAGTGACTATTGTCATGATACTTCTGATATAGAATCAAGTAGTGTTAGTACTAGACATGAATTTTACCGTTTCAGATCAGTTGGATCTAGTCCTTCAAAAAGCCCCTCTAGGATTCGTTTTATTTCCAATAGAGTTGGGCATTCTGTACAGCACCAACAAGAGACCCCAATGTCTCGGAATGATGGTCCCCTTGATCATGAAGCGTCAACTGTTTTAGGAAGGCTTGAGAAAGGAAATGAGGATCCAGAGACTGCTGACGACTGTGTTGACAATTTGTCCATTTACCAAGACCAGTTTGAGAAGCAGCAAAAACCATTGGATTTTGAAAACAATGGTCGTCTATGGTTTCCTCCTCCACCTGATGATGAAGATGACGAGgcacaaaataatttctttacaTATGATGACGAGGATGATGAAATTGGAGAGAGTTCTGCAGCATTTTCTTCCAGTGGGAGCCTTGCCAGCATTTTCCCTGCAAAGGAGAAACAGCAAGCGGATCACAAGGAACCATTACGAGCTGTTGTACACGGTCATTTCAGGGCTCTTGTCTTGCAGCTATTGCAAGGTGAAGGTATAAATTCAGGGAAGGAAGGCAGCACTGATGACTGGATTGACATAGTTACATCAATAGCATGGCAAGCTGCAAATTATGTGAAGCCAGATACTAGTAAAGGAGGCAGCATGGATCCAGGTGATTATGTAAAGGTCAAGTGCATAGCTTCAGGAAGCCAAAGTGAAAG CACCCTCGTTAAAGGAGTAGTTTGTACTAAGAATATCAAACACAAGCGCATGACTTCACAGTACAAAAATGCCCGATTACTTATTTTACGAGGAGCACTTGAGTACCAAAGAGCTGCCAATCAGTTGGCATCTTTTGACACCTTATTGCAACAG GAAAAGGAGCACCTGAAGATGATCGTTTCAAGAATAGAGGCTCACCATCCTAATGTGCTGCTTGTGGAGAAAAGCGTCTCTTCATATGCTCAGGAGCTTCTACTGGCAAAAGAGATCTCTTTGGTGTTAAATGTTAAGGGGCCACTGCTAGAGAGGATAGCCAGGTGCACTGGTGCTCTTGTAACCCCATCCATTGATAACATAGCCACAACAAGATTGGGACATTGCGAACTCTTCCACTTAGAAAAAGTTTCTGAAGAGCATGAACATGCCAACCAGTTAAACAAGAAGCCATCAAAAACTTTGATGTTTTTTGATGGTTGTCCTAGGCGTTTAGGTTGCACG GTCTTGCTAAGGGGCTCATGTCGTGAAGAGCTGAAGAAGCTGAAGAAGGTCATTCAGTATGCTGTATTTGCTGCATATCATCTGTCTCTTGAGACATCGTTCCTTGCTGATGAGGGTGCTAGTCTACCTAAAGCGTCTGCAGCACTCGAGAGTACATCTGCTGATAATGCTATCTCAGCGATTTCTCATTCTGCTGTGGCTGCAAGAGCGCAGACAGTTGCAAATGACCCACATGTTCAACTAGGATCTGCCAATTGCAGTGTGAAGGTAGTTTTACCAGAGTCATTGTTGGAGCATCATTACCCTCAATGCGGCGATCAATCTAACCTAGATGACTGTGGAGCAAGAGATGTTCTCTCTACTGCAGGTCTTGAAAATCTAGCACCGTTTCTTGCGCATGATACAAGAACTGTTGATTTTGTTGAAATCAAAGATCAAACTGATGAAGGATCGCTAGAAACTTTAGGTCAAGAAGAGAGTCAGCCCGGAGAACTTGGGGAGCTGGCAAAGCTTGAAAAGTCAGATGAAAACAAAGCCCCCAATGAATTCTATTCAGCTGCTGACAGTCGTCAAAGCATATTAGTTTCCTTCTCTAGTCGATGTGTTTTAAATGGAAGTGTGTGTGAACGTTCTCGGCTCCTTCGCATCAAGTTCTATAGCTCTTTTGATAAACCACTTGGGCGATATCTTCAGGATGATCTTTTTGGTCAG ATGTCTTCCTGTCAATCATGCAAGGAGCCAGCTGAGGCTCATGTCATCTGCTATACACACCAACAGGGGAATCTTACCATAAATGTTAGACGCCTTCCCTCGGTGAGTTCGCTTCCTGGTGAACGGGACAAAAAGATTTGGATGTGGCATCGATGTCTTAAGTGTGCACAAATAGAGGGAGTTCCACCAGCGACTCGCAGAGTAATAATGTCAGATGCTGCTTGGGGACTCTCGTTTGGGAAGTTCTTGGAACTTAGTTTTTCAAATCATGCAACTGCTAACCGTGTTGCTAGCTGTGGTCATTCTCTGCAAAGAGACTGCCTCCGATATTATGG GTGTGGAAGTATGGTTGCGTTCTTCCGCTATTCTCCTATTGACATTCTGTCAGTTCGTCTGCCCCCATTAACTCTTGAATTTAGTGGCTACACAGAACAAGAATGGCTAAGGAAAGAAGCAGCTGAG TTACTATGTAAAGCCAAAGCTTTGTACGCGGAAATATCAAGTGCCTTTCGCAGGATTGAAGAGAAAAGTTCCTCTTTAGAATGTGAGCTATCAGATACAACTCAGTTGAATGACTGCATCATGGAGTTAAAGGAGCTGCTTATGAAAGAAAAGAATGATTACTAT GACTTTCTTCAACCGGATGATGAAGAAACTTTTGACCCAAGGCAGGCTGCAATAGACATTCTTGAGCTGAATCGCTTGAGGCACTCCCTCGTGATTGCTTCGCATGTTTGGGATCGTCGGCTTTTGTCCGTGAAGTCTTTTCTTGAAAAGAGTTCTAGTTCAGTGGGTTCAGAGGATTCTGGATCTTGTAATGAGCTGATAGATTGGAGGAGGGACATGTTTCTGAAGAATGACACTCTTGAACATGTTTATGAAGAATCTGTGCCCGAGTTCTCAGACTTAGAAGAATATACCGAGAAAGCTTTGCAGTCCGAACAGGAGGAAACTCGCGTATCACCTTATGGTTCTGTTAAGATCGAAAGCTCCATGTTAACCTCATCTGAGAGTGAGAGaacgcaggaaatgcagatggaagGAGAGAATGTGGTTACTGAAACATCCTTGGCACGAGCTCCTTCAGCTGCATCAGCCCTTTCTGATCAGATAGATTCTGCTTGGACTGGCACAGATCGATCTCCCAAAAAAGGTCAGTTGTTTCTGATGCTACAAGGAGAAGGATCTGAAGCTGCTTCTTTCAGACCACCAAGTCAACTTGATTTCCCTCCTTTTAGAAAGCTACGGTCACCCGCAAGAGTTCACTCCTTTGACTCTGCTCTGAGACTTCAGGAAAGAATCAGGAAGGGACTGCCGCCTTCTTCATTACATTTATCAACAATTAGGTCTTTTCATGCTTCTGGTGACTACAGGAATATGATCAGAGACCCTGTTTCCAGTGTTCAGAGAAGTTATTCTCAGATGTCACCTAGTGAAGCTCATAAGTTTAATCTTCTTATGGGTTCATCACCCTCGTTTATTTCTTATGCATCTCTTATACCTGACGGAGCTAGGTTGATGGTTTCACAGGGAGATGTTGTGGTAGCTGTTTATGACAACGAACCTACTAGCATAATATCTTATGCACTTTGTTCTAAAGTGTATAATGATTGCATCACTGATAAGTCAAGCGTGTCTGGACGGGGTTGGAACACAAGTGACATCAATAAGGAGGCTGGAGTGGCTCCTCGCCTCTCGGCATGGCAGTCTTTTGGCTCCCTTGACATGGATTATATGCATTATGGTAGCTATGGTTCTGAAGATGCTTCCAGTACAATTACTTCCCTATTTGCAGATTCAAAAAGTTCTCCTCACCTAAGGGTCTCTTTTGATGACGAATCTTCGAGTGCTGGGGGAAAGGTCAAATTTTCTGTCACTTGTTACTTTGCAAAGCAGTTTGATGCTCTTAGGAGGAAGTGCTGTCCTGATGAACTGGATTTTGTACGTTCCTTAAGCCGTTGCAAAAGATGGAGTGCTCAAGGGGGAAAGAGCAATGTTTATTTTGCCAAGTCATTGGATGAAAGATTCATAATAAAACAAGTTCAGAAAACTGAGTTGGACTCTTTTGAAGAATTTGCACCAGAGTATTTTAAATATATAACAGATTCTATTAACTCACGGAGTCCAACTTGCCTTGCAAAAGTTCTCGGAATATTCCAG GTTTCGGTCAAACACTTGAAAGGCGGCAGGGAAACAAAAATGGATTTAATTGTGATGGAGAATctcttttttgaaagaaagatctCGAGGGTCTATGATCTCAAGGGTTCTTTACGATCTCGCTACAATGCAGATACAACTGGGGCAAACAAAGTGTTGCTAGATATGAATCTTTTAGAAACATTGCATACCAAACCTATATTTCTTGGAAGCAAAGCAAAAAGAAGCCTGGAGCGAGCTGTTTGGAATGATACATCCTTTTTGGCA TCTGTTGATGTGATGGACTACTCTTTGCTGGTTGGAGTTGACGAAGAGCGAAAGGAGTTAGTCTTGGGCATCATAGACTTCATGAGACAATATACTTGGGACAAGCACTTAGAGACATGGGTGAAGGCATCCGGCATACTTGGAGGACTGAAGAATGAATCCCCGACTATTGTTTCTCCACTACAATACAAGAAAAGATTCAGAAAAGCGATGACAACCTATTTTCTCACGGTACCAGATCAATGGTCATCTTGA